One genomic segment of Rhizobium gallicum bv. gallicum R602sp includes these proteins:
- a CDS encoding carbohydrate ABC transporter permease, with amino-acid sequence MKSRSKSQSLLMRKIALHVVLTPLAIIWLFPLWMMFVFSTMPDNGIFSPDIVLWPSTNFVENFKNLEADTNFLRAMFISITVAVIYTFLSVLLTSMAGWALARYRFAGRSVVTAIILGTITLPFAVVVIPQFIMVAREFKLANTWVALIVPPLFNSLGVLFMRQSFSMMPNELFDAARVEGVKEWQIFLRIALPLARPTMAALSIILFLASWNNYLWPLLINSRPGMMTAPVALGTLIGLTKVSWGGIMAGAMLLTAPILVVFVLLQRHFIAGIAAGAIK; translated from the coding sequence ATGAAGTCGAGGTCCAAGTCGCAGTCCCTCTTGATGCGCAAGATTGCGCTGCATGTCGTGCTGACGCCGCTTGCCATCATCTGGCTCTTTCCGCTCTGGATGATGTTCGTTTTCTCCACCATGCCGGACAATGGCATCTTCAGCCCGGACATCGTGCTCTGGCCGTCGACGAATTTCGTTGAGAATTTCAAGAACCTGGAGGCCGATACGAATTTTCTCCGGGCGATGTTCATCTCGATCACCGTCGCGGTCATCTACACCTTCTTGTCGGTGCTCCTGACATCGATGGCCGGCTGGGCGCTTGCCCGCTATCGATTCGCTGGCCGCTCCGTCGTCACAGCCATCATTCTCGGCACGATCACCTTGCCTTTCGCCGTCGTCGTGATCCCGCAATTCATCATGGTGGCGCGTGAATTCAAGCTGGCGAATACCTGGGTGGCGCTGATCGTCCCGCCGCTCTTCAATTCGCTGGGCGTGCTCTTCATGCGCCAGTCCTTCTCGATGATGCCGAACGAGCTCTTCGATGCCGCCCGCGTCGAAGGCGTCAAGGAGTGGCAGATCTTCCTGCGCATCGCCTTGCCGCTTGCCCGTCCGACAATGGCGGCGCTCTCGATCATTCTCTTCCTGGCATCCTGGAACAACTATCTCTGGCCGCTGCTCATCAATTCCAGGCCCGGAATGATGACAGCGCCGGTGGCTCTTGGAACGCTGATCGGCCTCACCAAGGTCTCCTGGGGCGGCATCATGGCAGGTGCGATGTTGCTGACCGCGCCGATCCTCGTCGTCTTCGTGCTGTTGCAGCGCCACTTCATCGCCGGCATCGCGGCCGGCGCAATCAAATAA
- a CDS encoding ABC transporter ATP-binding protein: MAELSLRNVVKRFGAFGVIHGANLDVKDGEFVVFVGPSGCGKSTLLRMIAGLEDISEGEITIGGRVVNNVEPADRGIAMVFQSYALYPHMTVAENLSFGLRMNGNPKEDTEKRVRHAAEILQIKELMERRPRQLSGGQRQRVAIGRAIVREPEVFLFDEPLSNLDAELRVQMRVEISRLHKQLGATMIYVTHDQTEAMTLADKIVVLRAGNIEQIGAPLDLYDDPANQFVAGFVGSPKMNFLAAEVVERDASNVTIALAGERNVRLTLPVLAATGKGAQVTLGVRPEHFSDQGSGDADLTVAVDVAEHLGNTSYIYATAAGGQPLIIERPESRSAADRDTLTVALSAKRTFLFDSEGNRLR, translated from the coding sequence ATGGCGGAGCTTTCACTCAGGAATGTTGTAAAACGCTTTGGCGCCTTCGGCGTGATCCATGGCGCCAATCTCGACGTGAAGGACGGCGAGTTCGTCGTCTTCGTCGGCCCTTCGGGCTGTGGAAAATCCACCCTGCTCAGGATGATCGCCGGCCTCGAGGATATCTCGGAGGGCGAGATCACGATCGGCGGCAGGGTCGTCAACAATGTCGAGCCCGCCGACCGCGGCATCGCCATGGTTTTCCAATCCTATGCGCTCTACCCGCATATGACGGTAGCAGAAAACCTCTCTTTCGGCTTGCGCATGAACGGCAACCCGAAAGAGGATACCGAGAAACGGGTGCGCCACGCCGCCGAGATCCTGCAGATCAAGGAATTGATGGAACGGCGCCCCAGGCAACTCTCAGGTGGCCAGCGCCAGCGTGTTGCGATCGGCCGCGCCATCGTTCGCGAGCCCGAGGTCTTCCTCTTCGACGAACCGCTCTCGAACCTCGATGCAGAACTGCGCGTGCAGATGCGCGTGGAAATCTCCAGGCTGCACAAGCAGCTTGGCGCGACGATGATCTATGTCACGCACGATCAGACGGAGGCGATGACGCTTGCCGACAAAATCGTCGTGCTGCGCGCCGGCAACATCGAGCAGATCGGCGCGCCGCTCGATCTTTACGACGATCCGGCTAACCAGTTCGTTGCCGGTTTCGTGGGTTCGCCGAAGATGAATTTTCTGGCGGCAGAGGTTGTTGAACGCGATGCATCGAACGTGACAATCGCCTTGGCGGGCGAGAGGAACGTCCGCCTGACGCTGCCGGTTTTGGCGGCAACCGGAAAAGGGGCGCAAGTAACGCTCGGCGTGCGACCCGAGCATTTTTCCGACCAGGGCAGTGGCGACGCCGACCTCACCGTCGCGGTCGATGTTGCCGAACACCTCGGCAATACCAGCTACATCTATGCGACCGCTGCGGGCGGCCAGCCACTCATCATCGAACGTCCGGAATCCCGTTCTGCAGCCGATCGTGACACGCTCACCGTCGCGCTGTCGGCAAAACGCACCTTCCTGTTCGACAGCGAAGGCAATCGCTTGCGCTGA
- a CDS encoding aldo/keto reductase, with protein MSSEQPIRWGIIGPGTIARTFADGIAHSRTGKLVAIASRNPEKPGLGDGFPGARIVKGYDALLTDPEIDAVYIATPHTGHAEWAIKAIRAGKHVLVEKPIALSAFDADAIYHEAQKAGVFAGEGFMYRLHPQTAKIVELVKSGVIGTVRIIRSSFGFNMGSFKPEHRLFANDTAGGGILDVGGYPVSMARLIAGAVEGTPFLEPEKVSGVAHLGQSGVDEWASAVLKFQNGIIAEVSCSIMAQQDNTLRVIGSEGRIEVKDFWFASGHKGGIGTIEIFKGAEQETVEVKEDRWLYSFEVDAAGDAIRAGEKEFASPGMSWADSTGNLRVLDKWRASVGLEYGVEKASKRTTNIAGGAVRPGSSIAQRQIPGISKPASVVTLGFEFFPNFAAASLTLDAYYEAGGNVFDTAYVYGSGKTESIFGDWHTSRNVSRDEIVLIGKGAHSPLCYPDMIAKQLDQSLERLKTDYVDIYFMHRDNTDIPVGEFVDAMDAEVNRGRIRGIFGGSNWTRERMDEAMAYAAKTGKKAPAALSNNFSLAEMLDPIWAGCVAASDDEWKKWLNEKQVPNFAWSSQGRGFFTDRAGRDKHDDEEIVRCWYSDRNFARRDRANELAKKLGRNPIHIALAYVIAQPFPVIPLIGPRTIAELEDSLSALDIELTPEQVKWLEG; from the coding sequence ATGAGTTCAGAACAACCGATCCGCTGGGGCATCATCGGCCCCGGCACCATCGCCCGCACCTTCGCAGACGGCATTGCCCATTCGCGTACGGGTAAGCTGGTGGCGATCGCGAGCCGCAATCCGGAAAAGCCCGGCCTTGGCGATGGCTTTCCCGGCGCTCGCATCGTTAAGGGCTATGACGCGCTGCTGACCGATCCGGAGATCGACGCCGTCTATATAGCCACCCCGCATACCGGCCATGCCGAGTGGGCGATCAAGGCGATTCGCGCTGGAAAGCATGTGCTGGTGGAAAAGCCGATCGCGCTTTCGGCCTTCGATGCGGATGCGATCTACCACGAAGCGCAGAAGGCCGGTGTCTTTGCTGGCGAGGGCTTCATGTACCGCCTGCATCCTCAGACGGCGAAGATCGTCGAACTGGTGAAAAGCGGCGTGATCGGCACGGTGCGCATCATCCGCTCAAGCTTCGGCTTCAACATGGGCAGCTTCAAGCCCGAGCATCGTTTATTCGCCAACGACACGGCAGGCGGCGGCATCCTGGATGTCGGTGGCTACCCCGTTTCGATGGCGCGGCTGATCGCCGGTGCGGTTGAAGGCACACCGTTCCTCGAGCCGGAGAAGGTTTCCGGCGTGGCGCACCTCGGACAGTCCGGCGTAGACGAATGGGCCTCCGCCGTCTTGAAATTCCAAAACGGCATCATTGCCGAAGTCTCCTGCTCCATCATGGCCCAGCAGGACAATACGCTTCGCGTCATCGGCTCCGAAGGCCGCATCGAGGTCAAGGATTTCTGGTTCGCCTCAGGTCACAAGGGCGGCATCGGCACGATTGAGATTTTCAAGGGAGCCGAGCAGGAAACGGTCGAGGTCAAGGAAGACCGCTGGCTCTATTCCTTCGAAGTCGACGCGGCCGGAGATGCAATCCGCGCCGGAGAGAAGGAATTCGCTTCGCCGGGCATGAGCTGGGCCGATTCCACCGGCAATCTTCGCGTTCTCGACAAATGGCGGGCCTCTGTCGGCCTCGAATATGGTGTCGAGAAGGCGTCGAAGCGAACCACGAATATTGCGGGCGGAGCAGTCCGGCCTGGCAGCAGCATTGCGCAGCGCCAGATACCAGGCATCTCTAAACCCGCCTCTGTCGTAACACTTGGATTCGAGTTCTTTCCGAACTTTGCGGCCGCCTCGCTGACGCTCGATGCCTACTACGAGGCGGGCGGCAACGTCTTCGACACGGCCTATGTTTACGGAAGCGGCAAGACGGAGAGCATCTTCGGCGATTGGCACACGAGCCGCAATGTTTCGCGTGACGAGATCGTGCTGATCGGCAAGGGGGCGCATTCGCCGCTCTGCTATCCGGACATGATCGCCAAGCAACTCGATCAGTCGCTCGAGCGGTTGAAGACGGACTATGTCGACATCTACTTCATGCATCGGGACAATACCGATATTCCGGTGGGAGAGTTCGTCGATGCCATGGATGCCGAAGTCAATCGCGGCCGCATCCGCGGGATTTTCGGCGGCTCGAACTGGACCCGTGAGCGGATGGACGAGGCAATGGCCTATGCGGCAAAGACCGGCAAGAAAGCGCCTGCGGCGCTTTCTAATAACTTTTCGCTGGCCGAAATGCTCGATCCGATCTGGGCTGGATGCGTCGCGGCCTCGGATGACGAATGGAAGAAGTGGCTGAACGAAAAGCAGGTTCCGAACTTCGCTTGGTCCAGCCAAGGCCGCGGTTTCTTCACCGACCGGGCAGGACGCGACAAGCACGATGATGAGGAAATCGTCCGTTGCTGGTATTCCGATCGCAATTTCGCACGCCGCGACCGCGCAAATGAGCTCGCAAAAAAGCTCGGCCGAAACCCGATCCATATCGCGCTCGCCTATGTGATCGCCCAGCCGTTCCCAGTCATTCCGCTGATCGGCCCGCGCACGATCGCCGAACTGGAAGATAGCCTTTCGGCCCTCGACATCGAGCTTACGCCCGAACAGGTAAAGTGGCTGGAGGGCTAG
- the glpD gene encoding glycerol-3-phosphate dehydrogenase: protein MGQTHHDLFVIGGGINGCGICRDAAGRGYSVALAEMGDFASGTSSGATKLIHGGLRYLEHYEFRLVRESLMEREVLWAMAPHIIWPLRFVLPYHKGGIRPAWLIRLGLFFYDHLGGRRLLPPTAVLNLRRDPAGRPLKPVFAKAFEYSDGWVDDARLVVLNARDAADRGALIMPRTKVVAARRKNGLWEIDSCDILSGERRRHQARMLVNAAGPWVDQVLRAALGETEARHVRLVQGSHIVVKKKFEGPRAYFFQNPDNRIIFAIPYEDDFTLIGTTDRDYSGDPKDVRITAEETGYLCAAASEYFNAPVTPDDIVWSYSAVRPLYDDGASKAQEATRDYVLQLEGKGGEAPLLNVFGGKLTTYRRLSEHALEKIGEAIGTKGGPWTARSHLPGGDFPVKGYAAEVSRLKADYPFLAEAHARRLVRRYGTRAASLLAEAKSIADLGHCFGSDLYEVEVRYLVRNEWAVTAQDILWRRTKNGLYLQMDEVQKLEEYMAAIPAQLAG, encoded by the coding sequence GTGGGCCAAACACATCACGACCTTTTCGTGATTGGCGGCGGGATCAACGGCTGCGGCATTTGCCGGGATGCTGCTGGACGCGGCTATTCTGTGGCGCTGGCGGAGATGGGCGACTTTGCCTCTGGCACGTCGTCTGGGGCGACGAAGCTGATCCATGGGGGCTTGCGCTATCTGGAGCATTACGAGTTCCGGCTGGTGCGCGAATCGCTGATGGAGCGCGAGGTGCTTTGGGCGATGGCGCCGCACATCATCTGGCCGCTGCGCTTCGTGCTGCCCTATCACAAGGGTGGCATCCGGCCGGCCTGGCTGATCAGGCTGGGGCTGTTTTTCTACGACCATCTTGGCGGCCGCAGGCTTTTGCCGCCGACCGCCGTGCTGAACCTGCGCCGCGATCCGGCGGGCCGGCCGCTCAAGCCGGTGTTTGCCAAGGCCTTCGAATATTCCGACGGCTGGGTCGACGATGCCCGCCTGGTGGTGCTCAACGCCCGCGATGCCGCCGACCGCGGTGCGCTGATCATGCCGCGCACCAAAGTGGTGGCGGCGCGGCGCAAGAACGGCCTGTGGGAAATCGACAGCTGCGATATACTGAGCGGCGAAAGGCGTCGGCATCAGGCCCGCATGCTGGTCAATGCCGCCGGTCCCTGGGTCGACCAGGTGCTGCGTGCAGCCCTTGGCGAGACCGAGGCCCGCCATGTGCGCTTGGTGCAGGGCAGCCACATCGTCGTCAAGAAGAAGTTCGAGGGGCCGCGGGCCTATTTCTTCCAGAATCCCGACAACCGCATCATCTTCGCCATCCCCTACGAGGACGACTTCACGCTGATCGGCACCACCGACCGCGACTATAGCGGCGATCCCAAGGACGTGCGCATCACTGCGGAGGAGACCGGCTATCTCTGCGCCGCCGCCAGCGAGTATTTCAACGCACCGGTGACCCCGGACGACATCGTCTGGAGCTATTCGGCGGTGCGGCCGCTCTATGACGACGGCGCCTCGAAGGCACAGGAGGCGACGCGCGACTATGTGCTGCAGCTCGAAGGCAAAGGTGGCGAGGCGCCGCTGCTCAATGTCTTCGGCGGCAAGCTGACCACCTACCGGCGGCTGTCGGAGCATGCGCTGGAAAAGATCGGCGAGGCGATCGGCACGAAGGGCGGCCCGTGGACAGCGAGGAGCCATCTGCCGGGCGGCGATTTCCCGGTCAAGGGCTATGCGGCCGAGGTGAGCAGGCTGAAGGCTGACTATCCGTTCCTTGCCGAGGCCCATGCCCGCCGGCTGGTGCGCCGCTACGGCACGCGCGCCGCGAGCCTGCTTGCAGAGGCTAAATCTATCGCCGATCTCGGCCACTGCTTCGGTTCCGATCTCTACGAGGTCGAGGTCCGCTATCTCGTCCGCAACGAATGGGCCGTCACCGCTCAAGACATCCTGTGGCGAAGGACCAAGAACGGGCTATATCTGCAGATGGATGAAGTACAGAAATTGGAGGAGTACATGGCCGCGATCCCTGCGCAACTTGCGGGATGA
- a CDS encoding helix-turn-helix domain-containing protein has protein sequence MNLAESKVASRAIYQPGASSIEGSPTELQLFHAHPPVMAMPHWHAQVEVNYIMRGTVHYRMNDHEMTLKAGDMCLFWGGQPHQMDESSEDSLYAGAHLPLVYFFRLRLPAEISSRLMKGSTLLTSATDAADKENFSRWFRYANSGNPAKAQHAVDELLLRIERIAFEPYSMTVVGYGGREADQPHAQPSRSIVRMCDFIAANFMEDIDTVDIARAADLHPKYAMNVFKKSTGMTLSKYLNLLRLSRAQALLMADDTNVLQVAMDSGFGSISAFNKSFRHIAGMSPSDFRRDIRLATSSGAPAS, from the coding sequence ATCAATTTGGCGGAAAGTAAGGTTGCCAGCAGAGCCATCTATCAGCCGGGCGCAAGCAGCATCGAAGGATCGCCGACAGAGCTGCAGCTATTTCATGCCCATCCACCGGTGATGGCGATGCCGCACTGGCATGCGCAGGTGGAGGTGAATTACATCATGCGGGGCACTGTGCATTACCGCATGAACGATCACGAAATGACGCTCAAGGCCGGCGACATGTGCCTATTCTGGGGCGGCCAGCCGCATCAGATGGATGAATCCTCGGAAGATTCGCTCTACGCAGGTGCCCATTTGCCGCTTGTCTATTTCTTCCGTCTCCGCCTTCCCGCTGAAATCTCCAGCCGCCTGATGAAGGGCTCGACGCTGCTGACGTCTGCCACCGATGCCGCGGACAAGGAGAACTTTTCCCGCTGGTTCCGCTACGCGAATTCGGGCAATCCGGCAAAGGCGCAGCATGCCGTCGACGAGTTGCTGCTCCGTATCGAGCGCATCGCATTCGAACCCTATTCGATGACGGTCGTCGGCTACGGTGGAAGGGAGGCCGATCAGCCCCATGCGCAACCGTCACGCAGCATAGTCAGGATGTGCGATTTCATCGCCGCTAATTTCATGGAGGACATCGACACCGTCGATATCGCCCGGGCGGCGGACCTGCATCCGAAATATGCAATGAACGTCTTCAAGAAATCGACTGGTATGACGCTCAGCAAATATCTCAATCTGCTGCGCCTCTCCCGCGCCCAGGCATTGCTGATGGCCGACGATACCAATGTGCTTCAGGTGGCGATGGACAGCGGTTTCGGCTCCATCAGCGCCTTCAACAAGTCCTTCCGCCACATCGCCGGCATGTCGCCCTCGGACTTCCGAAGAGACATTCGCCTCGCCACATCGAGTGGCGCGCCGGCAAGCTAG
- a CDS encoding ABC transporter ATP-binding protein, whose amino-acid sequence MLELRNAAKMVGGEYHIHPTDLTLERGTLNVLLGPTLSGKTSLMRLMAGLDRPTSGSIHFDGADVTGVPVQKRNVAMVYQQFINYPAFTVYENIASPLRIAGRDAKTIDVEVRKAAELLKLTPYLERTPLNLSGGQQQRTALARALVKNAGLVLLDEPLANLDYKLREELRQELPRIFSQSGAIFVYATTEPSEALLLGGNTATLNQGSVTQFGPTISVYRRPADLVTAKTFADPPLNFISVSKAGASFQHDGLVGIPVPAHLAAIADGPVTIAFHPHHLALEPQTADAPKLRARTQISEITGSESFVHLDYEGVRWVMLAHGIHDIEPDTDVDVFLDTRHLMAFGESGRAIAATRLAA is encoded by the coding sequence ATGCTTGAATTGCGGAATGCCGCTAAGATGGTAGGTGGTGAATACCATATTCACCCGACCGATCTGACACTTGAACGGGGCACGCTGAACGTCCTGCTTGGACCGACGCTCTCCGGCAAGACGTCGTTGATGCGCCTCATGGCTGGACTTGACCGTCCAACCAGCGGCTCCATCCATTTCGATGGCGCCGATGTGACCGGCGTGCCGGTGCAGAAGCGCAATGTCGCAATGGTCTACCAGCAATTCATCAATTACCCCGCGTTTACCGTCTATGAGAATATCGCCTCGCCGCTCAGGATCGCTGGCCGGGACGCGAAGACGATCGATGTGGAAGTGCGCAAGGCGGCAGAACTCCTGAAGCTGACGCCGTATCTCGAGCGTACTCCGCTCAACCTGTCAGGCGGGCAGCAGCAGCGGACCGCGCTTGCGCGCGCCCTTGTCAAGAATGCAGGTCTGGTGCTGCTCGACGAACCGCTTGCCAATCTCGACTACAAGCTGCGCGAGGAACTGCGCCAGGAACTGCCGAGGATATTTTCCCAGTCGGGCGCGATTTTCGTCTATGCGACGACGGAACCTTCGGAAGCCTTGCTGCTTGGCGGCAATACCGCAACCCTCAATCAGGGAAGCGTGACGCAATTCGGTCCGACGATTTCCGTCTATCGCCGACCCGCCGATCTGGTGACGGCCAAGACCTTTGCCGACCCACCGCTGAATTTCATTTCGGTTTCGAAAGCAGGCGCGAGCTTTCAGCATGATGGCCTAGTCGGTATCCCGGTGCCGGCACATCTTGCGGCAATCGCGGACGGTCCGGTCACCATCGCGTTTCATCCGCATCATCTTGCGCTGGAACCACAGACCGCTGATGCGCCTAAGCTTCGCGCCAGAACGCAGATTTCCGAAATCACCGGCTCCGAGAGCTTCGTGCATCTGGATTACGAAGGGGTGCGCTGGGTTATGCTGGCGCATGGCATTCATGATATCGAGCCGGATACGGATGTCGACGTGTTCCTGGACACGCGTCACCTGATGGCGTTCGGCGAGAGCGGCCGCGCCATCGCCGCCACGCGGCTAGCGGCATAG
- a CDS encoding ABC transporter ATP-binding protein yields the protein MARITLDHIRHAYGPNPKTDKDYALKEVDHEWTDGGAYALLGPSGCGKTTLLNIISGLLQPSHGRILFGGQDVTMLSTQARNIAQVFQFPVIYDTMTVYDNLAFPLRNRGVSEADVDRRVREILEMIDLADWAKRKAQRLTADQKQKISLGRGLVRNDVNAILFDEPLTVIDPHMKWVLRSQLKRLHKQFGFTMVYVTHDQTEALTFAEKVVVMYEGEIVQIGTPTELFERPSHTFVGYFIGSPGMNVMPAEVAGNTVKIGSETISLGYAPKTNGAAKVELGIRPEFIRLGREGMPVSISKVEDIGRQKIVRARFADQPIAIVVPEDAEIPADARVSFDPDAISIYAGSWRVGREG from the coding sequence ATGGCACGGATCACTCTCGACCATATCCGCCACGCCTACGGACCCAATCCGAAGACGGACAAGGACTATGCCCTGAAGGAAGTCGATCATGAGTGGACCGACGGCGGCGCATATGCGCTTCTTGGCCCGTCAGGATGCGGAAAGACAACGCTTCTCAACATCATCTCCGGTCTGCTGCAGCCTTCGCACGGGCGCATCCTGTTCGGCGGCCAGGACGTAACGATGCTATCGACGCAAGCCCGCAACATCGCGCAGGTTTTCCAGTTCCCCGTCATCTACGACACGATGACGGTCTACGACAATCTCGCTTTTCCGCTTCGCAACCGAGGTGTTTCGGAGGCCGACGTCGATCGGCGCGTTCGTGAAATTCTCGAGATGATCGATCTTGCGGACTGGGCCAAGCGCAAGGCGCAGCGGCTTACGGCCGATCAGAAACAGAAAATTTCGCTTGGCCGCGGTCTGGTGCGAAACGACGTCAACGCCATTTTGTTCGATGAACCGCTGACGGTTATCGATCCGCACATGAAATGGGTGCTGCGGTCGCAGCTGAAGCGGCTGCATAAGCAGTTCGGTTTCACGATGGTCTATGTGACCCACGACCAGACGGAGGCACTGACCTTCGCCGAGAAGGTCGTCGTCATGTATGAGGGAGAAATCGTGCAGATCGGCACGCCGACGGAACTATTCGAACGCCCGAGCCACACGTTTGTGGGTTATTTCATTGGCTCGCCGGGGATGAATGTCATGCCAGCGGAAGTTGCCGGCAATACCGTCAAGATTGGCAGTGAGACGATCAGTCTCGGCTACGCGCCGAAAACGAATGGTGCGGCCAAGGTCGAACTTGGCATCCGTCCCGAATTCATCCGCCTCGGCCGTGAAGGCATGCCCGTCTCGATTTCAAAGGTCGAGGATATCGGCAGGCAAAAGATCGTTCGCGCGCGGTTTGCGGATCAGCCGATCGCCATCGTCGTGCCGGAAGATGCGGAAATTCCCGCGGATGCGCGCGTCAGCTTCGATCCGGATGCGATCAGCATCTACGCCGGATCGTGGCGGGTCGGCAGGGAGGGCTGA
- a CDS encoding ABC transporter substrate-binding protein: MRFKLIGATAAVALLSSGSAFAQSGNLTIWSWNVAASALKSTLEGFNKQYPDIKVTVEDLGNSQVFDKTLAGCAAGGDGLPDIVTIENFEAEIFWNRFPDCFANLKDLGYTAEIQAKFPDFKRTELEVDDIAYAMPWDSGPVAVFYRRDFYEKAGVDPATIKNWDDFIAAGKKISEANPGVVMAQADFNGDSEWFRMIANEQGCGYFSTDGQAITINQPACVATLEKVKQMKDAGTLTAAIWDQKIQANTAGKVASQMYGGWYEGTIRSGSPDLSGKWGVYMMPSLTADGPHAANLGGSSLAINANSENKEAAWAYLNYALATNEGQVTMLKSFGLVPSLLSAVQDPFVNEPLPYWGGQKVWADILSTLPKIVPSRGTAFQSDADAIYKAAQTKYFAGGYPDAKAALDDAANQIASATGLPIAE; encoded by the coding sequence ATGCGCTTCAAACTTATCGGTGCGACCGCTGCGGTCGCACTGCTTTCTTCCGGTTCCGCATTCGCGCAGTCGGGCAATCTCACCATCTGGAGCTGGAACGTCGCGGCGTCGGCGCTGAAATCCACGCTCGAAGGCTTCAACAAGCAATATCCCGATATCAAGGTCACGGTCGAAGACCTCGGAAACAGCCAAGTCTTCGACAAGACACTTGCCGGCTGCGCAGCCGGCGGCGACGGCCTGCCGGACATCGTGACGATCGAAAATTTCGAGGCAGAAATCTTCTGGAACCGCTTCCCGGACTGCTTCGCCAACCTGAAGGATCTCGGCTATACGGCGGAAATCCAGGCGAAATTCCCGGACTTCAAACGCACCGAGCTGGAGGTGGATGACATTGCCTATGCGATGCCGTGGGATTCCGGCCCGGTCGCCGTCTTTTACCGCCGCGATTTCTATGAAAAGGCCGGCGTCGATCCGGCCACGATCAAGAATTGGGACGATTTCATCGCCGCCGGTAAGAAGATTTCCGAAGCCAATCCCGGCGTCGTGATGGCCCAGGCCGATTTCAACGGCGATAGCGAGTGGTTCCGGATGATCGCCAACGAGCAGGGCTGCGGCTATTTCTCCACCGACGGCCAGGCGATCACGATCAACCAGCCGGCCTGCGTCGCGACCCTCGAAAAGGTCAAGCAGATGAAGGACGCCGGTACGCTGACAGCCGCCATCTGGGACCAGAAAATCCAGGCCAATACCGCCGGCAAGGTCGCAAGCCAGATGTATGGCGGCTGGTACGAGGGCACGATACGCTCAGGCTCGCCGGACCTTTCAGGCAAATGGGGCGTCTACATGATGCCGAGCCTCACGGCTGACGGCCCGCATGCCGCAAACCTTGGCGGTTCGTCGCTAGCCATCAACGCCAATTCCGAAAACAAGGAAGCGGCCTGGGCCTATCTGAACTATGCGCTGGCAACCAATGAGGGCCAGGTCACGATGCTGAAGTCCTTCGGCCTCGTCCCCTCGCTGCTGTCGGCCGTCCAGGATCCTTTCGTCAACGAGCCGCTGCCTTATTGGGGCGGGCAGAAGGTCTGGGCAGATATCCTTTCGACGCTGCCGAAGATCGTACCGAGCCGCGGGACGGCGTTTCAGAGCGATGCGGACGCGATCTACAAGGCAGCGCAGACGAAGTATTTCGCGGGCGGTTATCCGGATGCGAAAGCTGCACTTGACGATGCGGCCAACCAGATCGCCTCGGCGACCGGCCTTCCGATCGCAGAATGA
- a CDS encoding carbohydrate ABC transporter permease: MPFRTRSAYAFLAPYLLVFATFWVWPIINSFLISFQNTRVNPWKFSLASNWGRLFGDPAFYNALYNTLIILVIQVPVMIALATVMAVLLNSPLLKARPLFRFAFFAPVVVGEVAYAAVFRLMFSIDFGIVNKLIGSVGIAPVSWFDNANAAMALVIIAVTWRWAGYNAIIILAGLQSIPEDVYEAATLDRVSKIQQFFHITLPLLKPIILFCVVLSVIGTMQLFTEPFLITNRGGPGGGTETLGLLLYRQGFTSLNFGYASAIAYTIAALAIAISLFNLWVGREPK; this comes from the coding sequence ATGCCGTTCAGGACCCGGAGCGCCTATGCGTTCCTTGCGCCCTATCTGCTGGTCTTCGCGACCTTCTGGGTCTGGCCGATCATCAACTCGTTCTTGATTTCGTTCCAGAATACGCGCGTCAATCCCTGGAAATTTAGCCTTGCGTCGAATTGGGGGCGCCTTTTCGGCGACCCGGCTTTCTATAACGCGCTCTACAACACGCTGATCATCCTGGTCATCCAGGTGCCGGTGATGATTGCGCTTGCAACCGTCATGGCGGTGCTCTTAAATTCGCCGCTGCTGAAGGCGCGGCCTCTTTTCCGCTTCGCCTTCTTCGCGCCCGTCGTCGTCGGCGAGGTCGCCTATGCCGCCGTCTTCCGGCTGATGTTCAGCATCGACTTCGGCATCGTCAACAAGTTGATCGGTTCGGTCGGCATCGCTCCCGTTTCCTGGTTCGACAATGCGAACGCGGCGATGGCCCTCGTCATAATCGCCGTTACCTGGCGCTGGGCCGGCTACAACGCGATCATCATCTTAGCCGGCTTGCAGTCGATCCCCGAGGATGTCTACGAGGCTGCGACGCTCGATCGCGTCAGTAAAATACAGCAGTTCTTTCACATCACCCTGCCGCTCCTGAAGCCGATCATCCTCTTCTGCGTGGTGCTGTCGGTGATCGGCACGATGCAGCTCTTCACCGAACCCTTCCTCATTACCAATCGCGGCGGCCCGGGCGGGGGCACGGAAACGCTCGGCCTGCTTCTTTACCGACAGGGCTTCACATCGCTGAATTTCGGCTACGCGTCGGCGATCGCCTACACGATAGCTGCATTGGCGATTGCAATTTCGCTTTTTAATCTCTGGGTGGGGAGGGAACCGAAATGA